Sequence from the Panicum virgatum strain AP13 chromosome 5N, P.virgatum_v5, whole genome shotgun sequence genome:
CATATCCGTGCAAGGAGCAAGGCTAATCAACATCTAGTTAGGGCCGTTCCCATATAGTGGGCCGAGTACACATGGGCTTATCAAGCCCGGCTCTGATTTGCAGGCCCAGTACCTGACAAGCGACCCCGGCTACATGGGCTGCAAGAACGCCGGGTGCGGGAAGCGCGACGCGTCCGGCGCCTGCAAGGCCCGGACCTGCGCCGCCACGCTCaccttccacatagtcaacttCCGCACCGACGTCGAGTTCGTGCTCTTCTCCGGCGGCTTCAAGACGCCGTGCCTCCTCAAGCGCTCCGGCGCGCTCCGGTTCGCGAACCCCGCCAGCCCGCTCTACGGTCACCTCTCCAGCACCGACTCCAAGGCCACCTCGGTGAGCAACAGCCACTCCTGTCCCACCTTGCCCTCTCCGCAAATgcaggcgcgggcggcgcttgTATCTGACTCAGCTAATCTGAGCGCTGGAGACTGGGTCTGTATCAGATGAGGCTTACCTGGGTGAGCGGAGACGCGAACCCGCAGCAAGTTCAGTACGGAGACGGAAAGTCCTCTACTTCTGAAGTTGCAACCTTCACGCAGGATGATATGTGCAGTGAGTAATCCATATATTATTGGGGATTTCGCAAAATGGAGAACTATACTGTAAAAGGAAATGCCACCGTGTTGTTGATTTTTGAGTttcctcggggggggggggggggggggggggggggggaatcggCCGCGTGCAGGTATCTCCGTGTTGCCGAGCCCTGCCAAGGATTTCGGATGGCATGACCCCGGCTACATCCATTCGGCCGTCATGACTGGGCTCCAGCCTTCCCAATCTTACACCTACCGCTATGGAAGGTAGAGTCTGAGTTCTCCTGCAACCAGATCcttacaaaaggaaaaaaaaagaatttgatTAGCAATTTGTGGCTTCTTGTTTGTGCAGTGATTCTGTGGGTTGGAGTGACACGATTAAATTCAGAACTCCACCAGCTCCAGGTTCAGATGAGCTATCCTTTGTGATCTATGGTGATATGGGGAAGGCTCCGCTGGATCCATCAGTGGAACACTACATCCAGGTAGGTGAAATTGTTGCCTTCGAAGCAAGAGATGCTTCAGTCTGAATGCACTGTTTATTTATATGCCACACATTTGCAGCCTGGATCGATTTCTGTGGCCAAGGCAGTGGCTAAAGAGATCCAAACAGGAAAAGTCGACTCCATCTTCCATATAGGAGACATCAGCTACGCTACGGGCTTCCTGGTGGAATGGGACTTCTTCCTTCACCTAATCACGCCACTTGCTTCTCAAGTTTCCTACATGACCGCCATTGGCAATCACGAAAGGTGAGTTCTGCAGTTCGCATTCCTGCACCTTCAGTGAaatattgaaatttgagtaATAATGGCTTTACATGGTGATATAATGCACCATTGTTATCATGATTCAGGGATTACGCGAACTCTGCATCTGTGTATGTGACTCCTGATTCAGGTGGTGAATGTGGAGTCGCCTACGAGTCATACTTCCCCATGCCTGCTGTCAGTAAGGACAAGCCATGGTATTCAATCGAACAAGGGAGCGTTCATTTCATTGTGATGTCTACCGAGCATGAGTGGTCAGAGAAGTCAGAGCAGGTATATAATTCTCTGTACCTTATCTTCTTCTGTTTCAGGTCTTGGAAACATAGAATCTGCTCTGACAACTTCATTGTTTGATTAATGATTAGTACAATTGGATGGACGAAGATTTGTCATCGATTGATAGATCAAGAACACCATGGGTAATCTTCATTGGGTGAGTGAACTACTTAAATTTTCTTCTGCCAATAGCTCTGCTAAAGATTGATCAGGCAGGGAAACCTGGCTGCAGCATCATATTGGCCTTTTATTTCCTTGGTTTATTTTGTATTCTGGAATCTGTCCTGTGCCTGTGAGATACAATAAATAACATCTGGCATTTCGCTCGCCATTGCAGGCATAGACCGATGTATTCCTCCCATGGCGGTATACTGCCCAATGTGGATTCCAACTTTGTTGCGTCTGTTGAGCCACTCCTGCTCAACTACCAGGTAAAGAATGACACTGAGAGTTCAGAATACATTGCACCACATTATTCCTGAAATAATAGTTGTCGGATCACAATGTGCAATCTATAGTGACATGTTTTGGTTATGTGGGGAGTAGGTGGATTTGGTTTTCTTCGGACATGTACACAACTATGAGAGGACTTGTGCAGTATACCAGGGAAACTGCAATGGCATGCCAACAAAGGATGCAAGCGGAATTGACGTCTATGACAACAGCAACTATACCGCACCAGTTCATGCTATTGTTGGGGCAGGAGGGTTCAGCTTGGATAACTTCCCTAACAATGTAAGAGTTATCGTAACAAGTCATATATGTCCGTCAAACCAGGCAACACTTAATCTTTAAGTTATTGGTCATTAACAATGATCCAATTAGCTTTAGGAATTGATACGGTTGTTAACATTTTTTTCGCTCAATGTTACAAATATTTAGGGGGAGACCTGGAGCATATCGAGGGTTTCAGAGTTCGGCTATGCCAGGGTTCATGCCACAAGAGCCGACATGCTTGTTCAGGTGTGTTATCTTTCCCTTAATGTTCAAAAGAGTTCATCAAAAGTTTAACGTGGTTAACGCAACAAACTCCCAAAAAATGTGGGAAAGCTTCCTTTTTTTGGTGCTTCTAACTTGTTCTGCATTTGCCATTGAAGTCTGAACAACTGCTACCATGTTTTATTCAGTTTGTAAACTCAAGTACGATGGAGGTCCGGGACCAATTTAGAATTGTGAAGGGATCTTCAGCAAAGAAGACCCCAAGCCTGATAATTCAACAATAGCTGCAGCAAAGaaaacttgtttattttttgttaTACTGTAAATAGTTGCTGAATCACACATTACTACATTAGTGTGTATTATTCTACATATACACGTGTACAATGACAATTTACATGAATAGACGTCCCTTTTCATATTAGTTCCTTAATGTTATGTTGAAACAGCCAATAGCCTACACAAATTGGGCTGCACTGCAGTATATTTTGGACTAGTGgatttgatatttttttacactaaacagaactgTGCCTATATATACAGTTAAAGATATAGGTGTACACAATGCAATAGGCTCGGCTctgtttaaataaaaaaaatcagatcGTCTAGTCCAATATACACAGTAACATATGGTTGGACAACCATATTTATTTACACTGTTACAAAGCACAAAAGAAGAAACTACCCTTTGGCCCGTCACATATTTTTCTGTTAAAATCTCTAAAAACATTTTATTCCCGCATCAATTTTCCTATCGATTTGTTTTTAGAATTCAAGGGACTTGCTCCAGTCCATTAGCATAGCATCCGGCCGGACCGCCATTCAAGCCCCTTTCACTCAAACCTTACAACCAACATGGTGCATTCCTACTGCTTTACCACTAGTTCTCAAAAGCCCTCTCGATGTTTAGATCAGAGCATCACCAATTACTCATCTCATCTGTAATACCCAAGAAACTGCCATTCAAAGGATTGTAGTGCTCCAGCAGACCATCTATCCCATCCATCCTGGCCAATTAATGGGTGCTGGAGATGCCATTATATATACGGAAGGTTGatgtttttttctcttttttttttggaaaaaagttATGTGTCGGTGTAGTCCCAAACGGGCAACAGTggagccgcgcgcgcgcctcctCTCGCTGCTTATATAAGCTTAGCTCGGGCACATTTTGTGCGCGGCCGCACGTAGGCACACACGCGCGCGGGGGCAGTTGCCATGGATCTCTCCGGTTCTGGCGTCGCGCTGCTCGTGCtcagggccgtaccggcaaattcgaAGGCCCTGTGCGAAACTATGAACTGAACCCTAGTACCATCGTTGCGCCTGCGAGTGCCCAGTGAAATCCGGAAGGTGGAAGTGCAGACGTGACTGACTTGTGCCGTGCCTGGCGAGCGGTTATAGTGGAAGCGAAAAAGATTGCACTGTGATCTGCAGATTTGATTGAAAGACAATGGTCAAGCGGCATATTTCCTCTTCTATGACATATTTGGGCTACAATTTGCTTCGTATTGGATCAAAATATAACTAAAACAAAATCTACTATATAACTATACCTAGTATACTCGTTATATTTTGGGGCCCCTAAAatttgggggccctgtgcggtcgcacggcccGCACGGGCCTACATACGGCCCTGCTCGTGCTCCTCGGCCTCTGCGCCACCGTGTCGTTctcgacgacgacgccgccgctgccgccgccggagatgcTGCACGAGAGCTTCGCGGGGAAGTCGGAGTTCAGGACGGTGAACCGGAAGTTGCTGGGGTCGTGCCTGAACCCAGGCCCGTACCTGGCGATCAGCGTCGGCGTTCGTCAAGGTGACCGTCGCCGGCGTCCTCAGGCCCGACCGCAACGACTGGGTCGCCATGATCACGCCTTCCAACTCCAGGTAAATTCAGAAACGAGAGGAGCGACTAGCAATCCATGCATTACTTGAATGATTGTTTCGAATTTCGATCGATCGGCTTGACGTACGGGGATCTCCCGTGAACGGCGGCCGCATGCGCATGCAGTGTCACCGGGTGCCCTTTCGGCGGTTCGAACTACGTCCAGACTGGTGATCTAGCGCGTCTCCCGCTCCTGTGCCACTACCCTGTTAAGGTAACCTTTTTGTCTCTCTCTTTAAAAAAATTGGTGAAGGTAAATAACTAataacctttttcttttctctagtTTATCTTTTGCCTAATGCCTACTCCCTCTATCCCAAAATAAATGTAAttttagcattcaaattttaTCCCATAGAGAGTGttgttttagcttgtaatgaTATAATCTAATTAGTACTAATAAAACATTTTGATTATgttaaaaatattttgcaaaaataGTAAGAAAATATTGTATATAAAAACGTATTgagccaatcaaatatttagtagATGTTACTTTTCGAGTTCcaatgtatatatatttatcgaggatctagaaaaccaaataaataacacGGTTTTCAATCACAATTGCTAGAAGTAATTAAGGGTAACAAAGTTATTTCTTAAGGTGAGCAATATATCTGAAATTTTTTATAACAATTATTTTGGGATGGAAGGAGTATGTAATGACGGGATCGGAGTTGCCATGAATTGTGCTATGTGAACTTGTTACTGTCATGTTCAAGATTTTGCTTCATTATTAAAGAAGTTGCTGAGTTTACGAAAAGGCACTGCTCATTGTAGCATTTCGTTAGGACACACTCCGGTACCCAATGCAACATGTCTAGATCAATGCTCGCAAGCCTCGCTCACAAGAAGCCATCCATGAATGAAGCAAGCCCGAGCTAGCGTGCAAACATCGACCACACTTATGGTCTTATGGGCCGTACGTTCCATCACCACCACATGCGTGGCGTCGTGCGTTGCATGTTTTAAACGGGCAATCTGTGTAGGCAGAACTTAGAAAGTTTGGTGGTGTATGACGAATCTCTACTAGCGTAATGACGAACGAATCGCACAGGGCTTTTTGGGCCAACTCAGGGCCTAGATTATTGTGGGTAGTGGGCCGAGACCAAGTTCCGGGCCCAGCTCAGCTTGGGTTATTTGACGCGGGCCGTCTACGTGGTTGCGCAGGCCCAGCACCTGACGAGCGACCCCGGCTATCTGGGCTGCGAGAACGCGGCGTGCCAGAAGCGCGGCGCGTCGGGCGCCTGCCGCGTCCGCACCTGCGCCGCCACGCTCACCTTCCACGTCGTCAACTTCCGCTCCGACGTCGAGTTCGTGCTCTTCGCCGGCGGCTTCGGGACGCCGTGCGTCCTCAAGCGCTCCGGCGCGCTCCGGTTCGCGAACCCGGCCAGCCCGCTCTACGGCCACCTCTCCAGCACCGACTCCACGGCCACATCGGTGAGCGATCCCGCCGCTTCCGCCGCGCCTTTCCTTCCTTCAGGCGCAGAACTCTGTACGGCGCTAGCCCGTGCCTGAGCGATGGGCGCGTGGTGGTTGCAGATGAGGCTTACGTGGGTGAGCGGCGACGGGAGGCCGCAGCAGGTTCAGTACGGTGCCGGCAAGTCCGCTGCTTCTCAAATCGCAACGTTCACGCAGAAGGATATGTGCAGTGAGTACTGATCTTCTGCTGATGTTCTTCAATGGGACTCTGGGAGGACGGTGTTCGCAGAAATGTGACCATATTTAATTCTGGGGAGGATTCGTTTGATAAACTTATTACTTATCCTCGTGCAGGTATCCCCGGGTTACCAAGCCCTGCCAAGGATTTTGGGTGGCATGACCCTGGCTACATCCACTCGGCCGTCATGACCGGCCTCCAGCCTTCTCAGTTCTACAACTACCGTTACGGAAGGTAAAGTTCTCCTGTAAAGTCCTACAACTAATTTCCTtgcaaacattttttttctgaaacgaACATTTCCTTGCAAACATTTGACTAGCAGGGAATTATAAAATACCATGGATGTTAGAAACGTTCTGATGGCTAAGGACTGACTGAGATGGTTCATGAGTGCTCACAGCTTTTGAGTTTGTGCCTGTGCAGTGATTCTGTGGGTTGGAGTGGCACAAACAAATTCAGAACTCCACCAGCCGCGGGTTCAGACGAGACATCCTTCGTGATCTATGGTGATATGGGGAAGGCACCGTTGGACCCATCAGTGGAACACTACATTCAGGTAGTGCAAAAATTGCCTAGTGCTAGATCCTTTGTATGAAATTTGTATGTTTCCACATGAGATGCTCTGATCGCATTAATTCTGAATATTACATACCAATGTCAATAGCAATGCTCATTGCTCATGGCTTGTCACGGCACACATTTGCAGCCTGGATCAATTTCTGTGGTCAAGGCCGTTGCTAAAGAAATCGAAACTGGAAAGGTCGATTCGATCTTCCATATAGGCGACATCAGCTATGCTACAGGCTTCCTGGTTGAATGGGACTTCTTCCTTCACCTCATCAATCCACTAGCTTCTCAAATTTCGTACATGACCGCTATTGGTAATCATGAAAGGTAACTGCTGCTTTCAGAATCTTATACTGCCGGTGCAATCTGAATAGTGGGTTTGCATTGCGAAAATGCCCCATCATTGGCCATGAACTTGTGGTGTCTTCCTCAGGGATTATGCACATTCTGGATCTGTGTATGTGACCCCAGATTCAGGTGGAGAATGCGGAGTCGCGTATGAATCCTATTTCCGCATGCCTGTTGTCAGTAAGGATAAACCATGGTATTCAATTGAGCAAGGGAGTGTTCACTTTGTTGTGATGTCCACTGAGCATGACTGGTCAGAGAAATCGGAGCAGGTATATAATCAACTGCACTGCAACCTTTCATTTTGTTGTTCAGTCTTTGAAATCTGCGTATTGCTTATCTGAAAAGTGTATTGTTTGAGTAGTACAAATGGATGAATCAAGATTTGTCGTCAGTAAATAGATCGAGGACACCATGGGTAATTTTCATTGGGTGAGTTACATTACATACTCATGTTTGTTATGAAAATACCTTGGCTACAGACAGTTCGTGTGGATCAAAAAAGTTGCAACCCGGGCTTTTCCATTACTATGTTCCTCTTGATTCTGAAATATGTGCCGTTCAGATACAAGAAATGAAATGAGCAGCTACTTCAATGAAAATTGCAGGCACAGACCGATGTATTCCTCCCATATCGGCATACCAGCCAATGTGGATCTTATTTTTGTAACATCTGTCGAGCCACTATTGCTGAAGTACCAGGTAACAAATCACACTTCAAAACTGAAGCTGACTGCACCACACTGCTGTGAAAAGAAATGGGATCGGAATACGCTGACTGTGCTAACAAGTTTTGGTTTTGCGGTGAGCAGGTGGATTTGGTTTTCTTCGGCCATGTACACAACTACGAGAGGACTTGTGCATTATATAAGAACAATTGCaaaggcatgccaaagaaggACGCAAGTGGAATTGATACTTATGACACCAGCAACTATACCGCGCCAGTTCATGCCATTGTTGGAGCTGGAGGATTCAGCTTGGACAAATTCCCTAAGATTGTGGTAAGAGCAGTGACAAATCTTTTCTATGCTCTCCAAAGCAAGCAGTGCGCAATCTTGAACTAGTGGGGCAACTGATGTCCGATACACTCGTTAACAACCTTTGCCTTGATTTCCGAATATTCAGTTGAACAAGTGGAGCTCATCCAGGGTTTCGGAGTTTGGATATGCCAGGGTGCGTGCTACaagaactgatgttttggttcaGGTCAGTTCTGTCTTTCCTTTTTTACCCAGACTTCTCTTTTCGTGTGTCTGAAATAGTACTTCAGATTGGAAGtggcagtacaaagaaaactacatTACCAACAGGACTTGTAACATAACTAATTCCAGAAATTGTGAAAAAAATATCCACCATATATATGGTGTTTGTCTGAACAGCTGTTACTCTGTTTTCTTCAGTTTGTAAACTCAGGTACAATGGAAGTACGGGACCAGTTTAGAATTGTGAAATGAGCTCCAGCAAGGAAGCTACGAAGCTGTGGATTAGcatctttttatttttgataTGCCATAAGTTGGCGCTGCATTATACATCAGCGCACAGCGTGTATTCTACAGTTGCTTGTATTATAAATCTGTACATCAATAGTACACGTATTTGTACGAAGTGTTTTGACTCCATTTTCCTGTTGACTTCCGTGGCATTCTGTAGCACCACCAGCAAGCTTCTGAACTCTGAAAGCTTCATGGACACTTGTGCTAGTTCTGAATTTCGGATATTACAGCCAAAACCTTCCCTGTCTCTGCCGATATGCCGCTACAGAGTTGCTCTGGTCACGAGGCTAACCCTCTGACTGAGATATATCATCCACGAAACCAAGCAGAGGTCCGCAAGTTAAACTGAATGGTCAATTAACTAACTGACCCTGTGTCGTGTTTAGAGAATTAGAGCATTTCCAAGAGACTCTTTATATCTTTTCTAATTTAtaggaatagagattttgatgaaAAATTAGCCTCCAACAAGCTTTTCAAATGAATATCCAAATATAGATATCCTCTATTCCAGATTTCATGTTAGCCAAAGATAGAGAGTAAGACCGACTCTCTAGActacaaataagatatagaagaGCGGTTGGAAAAGACAAAGATATGGAAAATAATTTTCACTCAAATGACTCTCCAAAAGATAATTTAGAGAAAATCTAAATGGAGAGGCCTCTCCATTTAATCTTAAAAGGAGAACACTCAAATTTTCTTAAAGATGGAACATATAATCGCATCGGATCTCCAAGAAAGGAAAGTTGTTATTAATTTTACAATCCAGTGTTAATAAAGTAACTATATacttcatgaaaaataaaaaagtaacTTATTACTACATTATTACTATAAAATGTAACTTTTATGATACATGCCTTTATTAAGAAAAATAACTTTTATACTTTGTGAAAGTTATGGAAAAGTAATATTATAGTAtaagaattttttaaaaaataacttttTTGGTTGGCGAGGGCTGATATTTGAATGGGTTTATCGTGCCACCCATCGGGCCGATTGGACCGCCTATTTCAGGCCATGCCTGGACATGTTCAACGGGCCGACAAagaggcccaggcacggcctgACAATCGGGCCCGTGCTGCTCGGAGCCCAAAAATCCTTGGGCCAGGGCCGTGCTCGGGTCAGGCTAAATTGGGTCGGGCCTCGTGCCCCCATGGACTTTGAACCAAATGGCCAACTATAATCATGTGGGAGGGGAGGTTGAGTTATTTCCATTCCAATCTGACgtagttggaaaaaaaaaagtggagAGCTCTCCAGCTAATGCTAAACGGATATGTCTCTCCGTGTAGTTGTCTCTTTCATTAATCAATCGTCACCCTGCCACACTTACAACAGAATCAAGTCATTGAAATTAGTGGACTGAAGTTTGTTTCGGCATGAGGAATGGTAAACGAGTACGGCAACATCTAAGAACTGCaagttttacaaaaaaaaaatgcagctgGGTCGGCCagctaaaagaaaagaaaagacgaAAGGGACATCCTGTCTCCTGGAGTGAACTGAATAATCCCATGATGAATGTATGGACGCCTTGTAAATATTGCTGACGCATCCGTCATTTGGACGCCACATTTTTCAGCCTCATCCTTGATGATTAGTGTTTTAAGTACAGAGTTGCACCGAACGATACGTTAGTGTCAACTTCAGAAATTTGATTATGTTCTTCACTTCCCGAGAAATCAAATAGAAAAACCACTATACTCCATTACTCCTGAAATCTGGAATTATTTTATCCATGCCATGGGGGGAAATATCAAAGCGCCGATGCGACATCTGCGTCAATCACAGATTGACGTCGAGTGTGATTACCGGCTCTGACGATCTTTTTTGTATAAAATGCTCCGGTGACTCCGGTCTGCTGTGTTTTGCCGTGGCTGGACGGCTGTAGAAAACGTACGGCAAAACCAAGGTATCTGCCATGCACACCCACGGTACTTTGTCTTGTTATACGGACCATGATCCTACATAAACCCAGACATCCCGTTGGGCAAACCACATTCCAGAGTTAGCAGGTCACAGTTGCGTAGCAGCGTAggctagcagcagcagctaccaTGGCGACAAAGCTGTTCCTCGCGTGCATGGTTTTGCTCAGCATCGCAatggccgcagcggcggcgaggccggcgacgacgacgacgaccgccGCCACCGACGTGCCGCCGAACTGCGACCAGGACCTGCAGAACCTGATCGCCAACTGCCAGGACTATGTCAAGTTCCCGGCCGACCCCAAGATCCCGCCGTCGTCGGTCTGCTGCGGCGTGATCCAGAGGGCCAACATACCGTGCCTCTGCTCCAAGGTCACCCCGACGGTGGAGACGTTCATCTGCATGGACAAGGTCGTCTACGTCGCCAGCTACTGCAAGAGGCCCCTCCGGCCAGGCTCCAACTGTGGAAGTAAGTTTGAATGTTTCATGTTCACTACCACGAGTATACCATGCACAACCAGAAACGTATGCTGGACCGGAAGGCAGACTTATCAACTGTCGTGTTTGAATTCTCTTTTTGCAGGCTATCACGTTCCCGGTGGCTTGCTCCCTTGATGCTCGTGTCATGTGTCGAATAAGAACGAACGATGCCATTTTCCTCACTACCTTATGTACTGTGTACATCCTTCTGTTCTGCTCGTCTGTCCGCGACGAGAGATGTAGTCTGTACCGTCAGACTGTCCCCTCCGCTGAATAAGTTTGTTTTCATGACATGTTGTCGTGGTGTGGTAAatcacagccgggtggcggaatgcaccgcctaagcccagagggagagtactcgggggttagctagggctagttcgatctcgctggaagaacacgatgaacacagcaggtttagagtggttcgggccgccggagcgtaataccctacgtccactgtgtgttgtattgccttagtcTCGAGAGAGTCTTGGCGTCTCTGGTGCTGAGTCcagtgtgtgtctgtgtgtgtccGAGAGGGTTCGTCCTGTGCAGCGAGCACCTCCCCTTTATATCTCAagagaggcgcgtacatggccgctGGGTctcgacaggtgggcccaaacgatgtagtataagacAACGTACTgtccatacattatggcgttgcaggcgaaagAGATCTTATTCCTGGATTTTCTTGCCTGCCCGCGGGGATCTTCCGACCGGCGTGctttgccctgtcttgtcgaaacggcaccaggcgtagcttgcggcgtcgcctgcagcgtggctgaacgggccgtgtagcttgcggcgcaggcggcatgatggaaaagtgccgtgtcgtcgtatccaattaatgcggcagacgggctctgcgtggatacggcgcaggcggctgcactgtgtacctcggtaatacgcggtccACAGTGAGACATGACacaggctgccccgcgtgccgccgcggcagagcacgcctcaaccacccgcattgaatgcggtgggtgggcgagtctttcagcggaagactcgcgcccgcgcccgcgcccgggcctgcgggacacgtggcggctccggacccccaccgGCGGTACGCGGGTTCTCCACTCGTGGGAGGCCCGGATGGGCacgaggaggtcccggacccctatggggggtccgcgccctcggccgttggctcggagcttcccctcctcagggacacgtggcatcaccggacccgtcccagagctgggagcgggtccggggccgttgtcCTGGTGAGGTAggggcctgacccgtggggcccggtaGCTCCACCCTTTATGGCGTAGTCGCGGATGACTATgcgagtgggtatccctgctacagggtaccgacagtagcccccgggcccacctagggagaggtgacgaacccgcaggtggggccaatactatgatttggctctgcatagcttgaagcctcttactgcaggagtcttgtccggctttgatcatccatcgggtttttcgctgcctcatcacatcgcaacggtttactgactcgtggcccccacgcacagtggtacaCATAGTCAAgcgagcgacgctcggcattgttgcggacggagtaaacgggatatttaccaccagcgcagttcccgaaaagcctagtcatgccagcgcttaatgcgcg
This genomic interval carries:
- the LOC120673893 gene encoding probable inactive purple acid phosphatase 27; translation: MGLFISGVVPPLLVLLGLLYGGAASSSAPLPPPPPEILHGSYAGKSEFRTVNRKEFQSCLNPSPYLAINVSTGGAPLPDEAFVKVTVAGVLRPDASDWVAMITPSNSSVSGCPLSGVNYVETGDLATLPLLCHYPVKAQYLTSDPGYMGCKNAGCGKRDASGACKARTCAATLTFHIVNFRTDVEFVLFSGGFKTPCLLKRSGALRFANPASPLYGHLSSTDSKATSMRLTWVSGDANPQQVQYGDGKSSTSEVATFTQDDMCSISVLPSPAKDFGWHDPGYIHSAVMTGLQPSQSYTYRYGSDSVGWSDTIKFRTPPAPGSDELSFVIYGDMGKAPLDPSVEHYIQPGSISVAKAVAKEIQTGKVDSIFHIGDISYATGFLVEWDFFLHLITPLASQVSYMTAIGNHERDYANSASVYVTPDSGGECGVAYESYFPMPAVSKDKPWYSIEQGSVHFIVMSTEHEWSEKSEQYNWMDEDLSSIDRSRTPWVIFIGHRPMYSSHGGILPNVDSNFVASVEPLLLNYQVDLVFFGHVHNYERTCAVYQGNCNGMPTKDASGIDVYDNSNYTAPVHAIVGAGGFSLDNFPNNGETWSISRVSEFGYARVHATRADMLVQFVNSSTMEVRDQFRIVKGSSAKKTPSLIIQQ
- the LOC120673895 gene encoding probable inactive purple acid phosphatase 27, whose amino-acid sequence is MRLTWVSGDGRPQQVQYGAGKSAASQIATFTQKDMCSIPGLPSPAKDFGWHDPGYIHSAVMTGLQPSQFYNYRYGSDSVGWSGTNKFRTPPAAGSDETSFVIYGDMGKAPLDPSVEHYIQPGSISVVKAVAKEIETGKVDSIFHIGDISYATGFLVEWDFFLHLINPLASQISYMTAIGNHERDYAHSGSVYVTPDSGGECGVAYESYFRMPVVSKDKPWYSIEQGSVHFVVMSTEHDWSEKSEQYKWMNQDLSSVNRSRTPWVIFIGHRPMYSSHIGIPANVDLIFVTSVEPLLLKYQVDLVFFGHVHNYERTCALYKNNCKGMPKKDASGIDTYDTSNYTAPVHAIVGAGGFSLDKFPKIVLNKWSSSRVSEFGYARVRATRTDVLVQFVNSGTMEVRDQFRIVK